A genomic segment from Verrucomicrobiaceae bacterium encodes:
- a CDS encoding DUF1080 domain-containing protein has protein sequence MKTQLTLLLALATASISAFAENNTPPAGFTALFNGKDLAGWYGWGTQDPTDLAKMTPEQRAEYRKHSIEGGLKDAKGNDKGDHIHAHWKVENGELVNDGKGLYLTTDKDYGDFELWVDYKMLPLGDSGIYLRGIPQVQIWDFTEKDEKALSLGKQFGSGGLWNNKSPEGKNPLKLMDKPIGEWNTFHVKMIGERATVTLNGEVIVKNAVLENFFANRKAGYLAYGKKDDKKGAAPAAPANWIPDPTFARGPIQLQTHGSEIRWRNVFIREITAEESNTTLGGNWAEEGFTRLDNGIDLSNWQGAVQNYEVVDGAIVCKKGKGGDLLSKEQYTDCIIRFEVQIPEGCNNGIALRTPVGGHSASDGLEIQVIDNDGYNKAHPGKELKEYQYHGSVYHLVGAKPGFLRPAGQWNFEEIEIRGNKIKVTLNGTRILEADLDKVDLTGHKVIPKGIANKTGHIGFAGHNDPVAFRNFRVKRL, from the coding sequence ATGAAAACACAGCTCACCCTGCTCCTAGCTCTCGCCACGGCCTCGATTAGTGCCTTTGCGGAAAACAACACGCCTCCAGCCGGATTCACCGCCCTCTTCAATGGCAAGGACCTCGCAGGCTGGTATGGCTGGGGCACGCAAGATCCCACGGACCTCGCCAAAATGACGCCTGAGCAGCGAGCCGAATACCGGAAGCACTCCATCGAAGGCGGGCTCAAAGACGCCAAAGGCAACGACAAAGGCGACCACATCCACGCCCACTGGAAAGTCGAGAACGGCGAGCTCGTCAATGACGGCAAAGGCCTCTACCTCACCACCGACAAGGACTACGGCGACTTCGAGCTCTGGGTGGACTACAAGATGCTCCCCCTCGGCGACAGCGGCATCTACCTGCGCGGCATCCCCCAGGTGCAGATCTGGGATTTCACTGAAAAAGACGAAAAAGCACTCTCCCTGGGCAAGCAATTCGGCTCTGGCGGCCTCTGGAACAACAAGAGCCCCGAAGGCAAAAACCCGCTCAAGCTCATGGATAAGCCCATCGGCGAGTGGAACACCTTTCACGTCAAAATGATCGGCGAACGTGCCACCGTCACGCTCAATGGCGAAGTCATCGTCAAGAATGCCGTGCTGGAAAACTTCTTTGCCAATCGCAAAGCCGGCTACCTCGCCTACGGCAAAAAAGACGACAAAAAAGGAGCCGCACCCGCTGCACCTGCCAATTGGATCCCAGACCCCACCTTTGCCCGTGGCCCCATCCAGCTCCAGACCCACGGCAGCGAAATCCGCTGGCGCAACGTCTTCATCCGCGAAATCACCGCCGAAGAATCCAATACCACCCTGGGCGGCAACTGGGCGGAGGAGGGCTTCACCCGCCTCGACAACGGCATCGACCTCAGCAACTGGCAGGGAGCCGTGCAGAACTACGAAGTCGTCGATGGAGCCATCGTCTGCAAAAAAGGCAAAGGCGGCGACCTCCTCAGCAAAGAACAATACACCGACTGCATCATCCGCTTTGAAGTCCAGATCCCCGAAGGCTGCAACAACGGCATCGCCCTCCGCACCCCCGTGGGCGGGCACAGCGCCTCAGACGGCCTGGAAATCCAAGTCATCGACAACGACGGCTACAACAAAGCCCACCCCGGCAAAGAGCTGAAGGAGTATCAATACCACGGCTCCGTCTATCACCTCGTTGGAGCCAAGCCCGGCTTCCTCCGCCCCGCAGGCCAGTGGAACTTCGAAGAAATCGAAATCCGTGGCAACAAGATCAAAGTCACCCTCAACGGCACGCGTATCCTTGAGGCCGACCTCGATAAAGTCGATCTCACCGGCCACAAAGTGATCCCCAAAGGCATCGCGAACAAAACCGGCCACATCGGCTTCGCTGGCCACAACGACCCCGTCGCCTTCCGCAACTTCCGCGTGAAGCGCCTGTGA